From a region of the Cyclopterus lumpus isolate fCycLum1 chromosome 5, fCycLum1.pri, whole genome shotgun sequence genome:
- the minar1 gene encoding major intrinsically disordered Notch2-binding receptor 1, whose translation MANPQPEYPEVLLGILEELANMRQWLTFQDLCRMVSTRFDLEHLFELRSLLFAAASQDPCFPATLFRDRVSTRGQGLSPIGVAADIVTIFNLIQMTAGASDDSQPVGAQTVLPVDQSPGPRLPGIQQLNVSGGERARAHSDSSGGPIDQHLLFPRSNYSAHKRASLPPDPISLVSSPPIRARAVSFDLPHTTLVYPIGQVPNEVMKNIYQTLETDSESSGDSAPMEVFEDEQGSSVDQKRSTFRKDFHNQPTLTPQVTVDSESPSPNKVQKGFDNHSFETIPNPYASSATVNQSPEQRAKHESLNDLQDSTYFGPRPIPDWSPRHLLPPRSKRPIWSNKSHSLEDRIGPGSMGMEMESQGGQLPKRSTPAISIFGVSSGCESGDGVKAQGTQTDPPDTRRLRSLVHADRFSFMTSLDDPDIGEDDISAIFRFLDDISMCGSTGVLHHSDGSGAINQDTHEARRGRLGQLSRLFHSLESTDDGLKSSVCKLLLRMSQIERQLDSLNDVKAEISQVLSALQRLDEKIQQPIGGDGQGTGGRWLEPLSGVSSFMSHPITPSESSEPQPLSVSEHLFPGISTSSLDWNRWNTPGELTEISNGDSKGGREGKKDASSRRASKTQPEEKNLSDSKQLNVSHSAKDWTVSFSKSKDGKSSHGQADQSGSTTNLISKKSSNLVDQVFNSSLFRHKDTGPTSGKILDPRMSAGRGRPIWTVDDREARISSLDLQTQESLNPNNMEFWMDDVYTPGYDALLRRKEADLRRAKVCKMAALIAAAVVIILIIVIPLCTMGL comes from the exons ATGGCTAACCCGCAGCCGGAATACCCTGAGGTCCTCCTGGGGATCCTGGAGGAGCTGGCCAACATGCGCCAATGGCTGACCTTCCAGGATCTCTGCCGTATGGTGAGCACCCGCTTTGACCTGGAGCACCTCTTCGAGCTCAGGAGTCTGCTCTTTGCGGCCGCCAGCCAGGACCCCTGTTTCCCGGCCACTCTCTTCAGAGACCGTGTTTCCACAAGAGGCCAGGGGCTTTCACCCATAGGCGTCGCTGCCGACATTGTAACCATCTTCAATCTCATCCAGATGACGGCTGGCGCCTCCGATGACAGCCAACCAGTGGGAGCGCAGACGGTCCTCCCCGTCGACCAATCCCCGGGCCCCAGACTGCCTGGAATACAGCAGCTGAATGTTTCTGGTGGAGAACGAGCGCGCGCCCACTCTGACTCCAGCGGCGGACCTATCGATCAGCACTTGCTGTTTCCCAGATCTAATTACTCTGCCCACAAGCGAGCGAGTCTTCCCCCCGATCCCATCTCTCTTGTGTCCTCCCCTCCAATCAGGGCGCGGGCTGTGTCTTTCGACTTGCCTCACACCACACTCGTGTACCCCATTGGTCAAGTCCCCAACGAGGTCATGAAGAACATATACCAGACTTTGGAGACGGACAGTGAGTCGAGTGGAGACTCTGCGCCCATGGAGGTGTTTGAAGATGAACAGGGATCGTCTGTCGACCAGAAGAGAAGCACCTTCAGGAAGGACTTTCATAACCAGCCGACTCTGACTCCCCAGGTGACTGTGGACAGCGAGTCTCCCAGTCCTAACAAGGTTCAGAAAGGCTTCGACAATCACAGCTTTGAGACGATCCCAAATCCTTACGCATCTTCAGCGACAGTTAACCAATCACCAGAGCAGAGGGCTAAACACGAGAGCCTTAATGATCTACAGGACTCCACTTACTTTGGACCGCGGCCGATCCCAGATTGGTCCCCGCGGCACCTTCTACCTCCGAGGTCCAAGAGGCCCATCTGGAGCAACAAGAGCCACAGTCTGGAGGACCGGATAGGCCCCGGCAGCATGGGAATGGAGATGGAATCACAAGGGGGGCAGCTTCCGAAACGATCGACCCCTGCCATCAGCATATTTGGGGTGTCCTCAGGATGCGAGAGTGGCGATGGAGTCAAAGCTCAAGGGACCCAGacagacccaccagacacccgGCGCCTCCGTAGCCTCGTCCACGCCGACCGCTTCTCCTTCATGACCTCGTTGGATGACCCGGACATCGGTGAGGATGACATCAGCGCCATCTTTCGTTTCTTAGATGACATCAGCATGTGTGGTTCCACGGGAGTCCTGCACCACAGCGATGGATCAGGGGCCATCAACCAGGACACCCACGAGGCCCGACGTGGCCGCCTAGGTCAACTCTCAAGGCTTTTCCACTCTCTGGAAAGCACCGACGACGGGCTCAAGTCCAGCGTCTGTAAGCTGCTGCTCCGCATGAGCCAGATAGAGAGACAGCTGGATTCACTGAACGATGTAAAGGCGGAGATCTCCCAGGTGCTGTCCGCTCTGCAGCGGCTGGATGAAAAGATCCAGCAGCCTATCGGCGGCGATGGACAAGGCACCGGTGGGCGATGGCTGGAGCCTCTGAGCGGCGTCTCCTCCTTCATGAGCCACCCTATAACCCCTTCTGAGTCGTCCGAGCCTCAGCCTCTGTCTGTGTCCGAGCATCTGTTTCCAGGGATAAGCACGAGTAGTCTGGACTGGAACCGGTGGAACACTCCAGGGGAGCTCACCGAGATCAGCAACGGTGATTCAaagggggggagagaagggaagaaagacGCGTCATCTCGTCGCGCCTCCAAAACCCAGCCGGAGGAGAAGAACCTGTCCGATTCCAAACAGCTGAACGTCTCTCACTCCGCAAAAGACTGGACGGTGTCGTTCTCCAAAAGCAAAGACGGCAAGTCTTCACATGGACAG GCAGATCAATCGGGCAGCACGACTAACCTCATCTCCAAGAAGTCCTCCAACCTGGTGGATCAGGTGTTTAACTCGTCCCTGTTCCGCCACAAAGACACCGGTCCGACCTCGGGGAAGATCCTGGACCCCAGGATGTCTGCGGGGAGGGGGAGGCCCATATGGACTGTGGACGACAGAGAGGCACGGATCTCCTCTCTGGACCTGCAG ACCCAGGAGTCTCTGAACCCCAACAACATGGAGTTCTGGATGGACGACGTTTACACCCCCGGCTACGACGCTCTCCTCAGGCGTAAAGAGGCGGACCTCCGCCGGGCCAAGGTCTGCAAGATGGCCGCCCTCATTGCCGCAGCAGTGGTGATCATTCTCATCATCGTCATTCCCCTTTGCACCATGGGCTTGTGA
- the LOC117731400 gene encoding rac GTPase-activating protein 1-like — MESPVVNLYNQFQSLRAQVDGLNEGIEPQFLQMAVNFEECRKKWVRAGDELVSCKEVLVKAETERGALEVKLKHARNQVDVEIRRRQKAESVYEKLERQLQLIRDLLISENSGNSVHLSEEQRSALAFLSAHSQAAQAAKSNLNTSRRLTTIDESASLLSDISYDQTDDSLDWDASAMKTVRLRKRQKRRSSRKLSEVPPQALKKPRSTGRPAERMNESIVAKTTITIPGNGGAVEAVSTIQTLPYWTDRQSVAPAWGDTTTTDQSETAREAPSTTVSASPAQPRTPRPNAGGKKHQFTPKTVIRSEFCAPCGRRTKFGKMYLRCQDCKVVTHPECRDYCPLPCNPLAVNTPVANTESTLADFAPVTSPKIPVLVLYCIKEIEHRGLHEVGLYRVSGQERVVKELKEKLIRGKIVPPLHKVDDINVVAGALKDFLRNLPEPLLTFHLNRVFMEAAEIQDDGNSLAVLYQTISELPQPNRDTLACLMIHLQKVSQCVDTKMDVHNLARVFGPTLVGHAVPDPDPMTILQDTSRQPRVVERLLSIPANYWDQFASPENTGMEDAHHAVSILGPVTTPEHQMMAKTPSSGSLSQRMKQTLSSTTIFGSKSKASAASNRPGNFFASPQLK, encoded by the exons ATGGAGTCGCCCGTGGTGAACCTGTACAACCAGTTCCAGAGTCTGAGAGCGCAGGTGGACGGTCTCAACGAGGGCATCGAGCCAC AGTTCCTCCAGATGGCGGTTAACTTCGAGGAGTGCCGTAAGAAGTGGGTGCGGGCGGGCGACGAGCTGGTTTCCTGTAAAGAGGTGCTGGTGAAAGCAGAGACGGAGAGGGGAGCCCTGGAGGTCAAGCTGAAGCACGCCCGCAACCAGGTGGACGTGGAGATCCGCCGGCGGCAGAAGGCGGAGTCAGTCTACGAGAAGCTG GAGCGCCAGCTGCAGCTGATCCGGGACCTGCTGATATCGGAGAACAGCGGTAACAGTGTCCACCTGAGTGAGGAGCAGCGCTCCGCCCTGGCCTTCCTCAGCGCCCACTCGCAGGCGGCGCAGGCGGCGAAGAGCAACCTCAACACCAGTCGAAG GTTAACTACCATCGATGAATCGGCTTCTCTGCTGTCGGACATCAGCTACGACCAAACGGACGACTCTCTG GACTGGGACGCCTCCGCCATGAAGACTGTGCGACTGCGGAAGCGCCAGAAACGA CGTTCCTCCAGAAAACTCTCTGAGGTTCCTCCGCAGGCCTTGAAGAAGCCTCGCTCCACTGGACGGCCAGCAGAACGG ATGAATGAGTCGATCGTGGCAAAAACCACGATCACCATCCCGGGGAATGGTGGCGCCGTGGAGGCCGTCTCCACCATCCAAACGCTTCCTTactggacagacagacagagcg TTGCTCCAGCATGGGGTGATACAACCACCACCGACCAGTCTGAGACCGCAAGGGAGGCCCCAAGCACAACGGTCTCCGCCTCCCCAGCCCAGCCCCGAACCCCCAGACCCAACGCAGGAGGAAAGAAGCACCAGTTCACCCCCAAAACG GTGATCCGGTCTGAGTTCTGTGCACCGTgtggaagaagaacaaagtTTGGCAAGATGTACCTGCGCTGCCAGGACTGTAAGGTCGTGACCCACCCAGAGTGCCGTGACTACTGCCCGCTGCCCTGCAATCCGCTCGCCGTTAACACTCCCGTCGCCAACACAGAG AGCACCTTGGCTGACTTTGCTCCAGTCACCTCCCCAAAGATCCCAGTGTTGGTTCTCTACTGCATTAAGGAGATTGAACACAGAGGCCTGCATGAG GTCGGCCTGTACAGAGTCTCCGGCCAGGAGCGCGTGGTCAAAGAGCTGAAGGAGAAGCTGATCAGAGGAAAGATCGTGCCGCCACTCCACAAAGTGGACGACATTAACGTCGTCGCCGGAGCCCTCAAAGACTTCCTCAGAAACCTCCCCGAGCCGCTGCTCACCTTCCATCTCAACAGAGTGTTCATGGAGGCAGCCG AAATCCAGGATGATGGCAACAGCCTCGCCGTCCTGTATCAGACCATCAGCGAGCTGCCTCAACCCAACCGGGACACTCTGGCCTGCCTCATGATCCACCTGCAGAA GGTCTCCCAGTGCGTGGATACCAAGATGGATGTGCACAACCTGGCCAGGGTGTTCGGCCCCACTCTTGTGGGTCACGCGGTTCCCGACCCGGACCCCATGACCATCCTGCAGGACACCAGCCGACAACCACGG GTTGTGGAGCGCTTGCTTAGTATTCCAGCAAACTACTGGGACCAGTTTGCTTCTCCAGAGAATACAGGCATGGAGGATGCTCACCACGCAG TGAGCATATTGGGACCGGTGACCACTCCAGAGCACCAGATGATGGCCAAAACGCCGTCCTCCGGCTCGCTGTCCCAGCGCATGAAGCAGACCCTCTCCAGCACCACGAT ATTTGGGAGCAAGAGCAAAGCATCCGCGGCGTCTAACCGACCGGGAAACTTCTTTGCCTCTCCGCAGCTGAAGTAA